TGAAGAATCAAGTTGATTTGTATATGAGTGTATGACATTTGTCCCCTCCTGTCAACACAATAAATAAATTTTTATGGTGCAAACGTTTCCGAAGATTAAGCGTAGATGTTCAACAACATGCCCTGAAGCTCTCCGATTTTCGAAAGCAGTTTGATCCTGTTTCTTTCTTCAGCAAGAAACTCCTGTGTGATTTCAACGAGTGAGGCGTCAATCTGGGATACCACCTTGAGCACCTTACCCCTACCGAACCTGGAAAGACCTTTTCTATCCTGTATCTCAAAAGCAAAATCCACCGCTCTTGAAACAAAGTCTTTTACCATGCGTTTGTAGTGCACGAGCACTTCGATGTTTTTGGCATCCACAAGCTTGTCGCCCTCAGACCGGATGGCAAGCATCAGCTGTTCAAGCTCATGCCTCGTGTCGCTTTCTCTCTTATCACCCATCAGGTCAGAAAACGAAGTCCCTTCGACAGCCTGAGGCGCCTTCACTTTGGAAGGGGCTGCGCCCGATTTGCTCACTTTATTGATCTTCATCTTTTTTCTCCTCGATATCTTCAATTAATTTTAGCACCCCAACCACCACTGCAAGCATTTGCGGCGGAAGGTTGTCTCTGATATCCGTGTCCAGTTCCTCAGAAAGCCTTTCAAGCTCCTGTTCGATGGGAGTGGCGCTTCTCTTTAACAGTTCGCTTGCGATCTGCGTGTTTTCACTTTGCTTTTTAGGTGTCATCATACCTTAAAGTCAAACCCCCTGTTCTCTCTTAAAAAGGGCTCAGGCTTCGCAACTTCTTTTGGAGGATTCGTTTTTGTAGGATGCTCGTTCCCCCAAGAATTGAAGTTGATCCCTGTGACAGAAAATCCGACATCCTCGACATAGTTTTTCAGCATTTCCGTAAGCGGCTTGATGGCGGCTTCTGCATTTGTATTGTTGTTGAGCACCTCAACCTTGACCTTCTTATCGATTGAAGCCACTTTGATTCCCACATCACCAAAAGCCTTGGTGTCGAGCACGAAGAACATGTTGAAGTTTTCCCAGTCCACCTTCATGTCCTTCTGTTTTGATTTGATAAAGACCTTGACGTCAGTAAGATGCCCTTCAAGACTCATGGGTATGTTGATCATCAGCTGCTGCGGCTGCGGTTTGTCGGTCACCTTCATGTTAAGCTGTTGCCCGTTGATATGCGATAGTGTCTTTGCGACGGTTTCCTGCTCAGCGCTTGTGGCACCTGTTTTTGCCAGGCTCATCAGCATGCTCTTAAGATTTTCAAGGGGTTTTGACGGCATCGTTTCAGAAGCCTTGTTCCCCTCAGACCCGAAGACTTTTTGAAAAACCTCGGCTTCGTGGTTCACGCCCATCCTTCTTAGGTAGTGCGTCAGAACAGCGGGTGATTTTTCACTGTTTGAAAACTCCTCCACCATGTCCCTGCCCCATTCCTTGATATCCTCATAGCCAATACCGTCCTGAAGCTTGGACTGAACAAGCGGCATCACAACCACCGCCTTTTTAAGCGTAGGCTTGAATGTCATCTCGTCGATGGCTTTTACGACCTGCTTTACAAGGTCCTCGGCCTTTACGATATCACCCTTCATCAAGTGGGTTTTGGCCTCAGAAAGCACAGCGGACTGCTTTAACAAGTCCCTTTCGCCTTTGAGGCTGATATATAGCCCTATCTCCGATTTCATCACCGCCTGATCCAACTTATCGATCAGCTTGTCAAGCAGCTGTACCTTGTGTTCTTTAGGCATCGGTATTTCTTTTGAGACAATGTCGTTCAATTGCCTGTTGATTTCTTTTCTGAAGGTATTGAACTCGTTCCTCACCTGGGCAAGTTTTGGAGTGACCGTCTCCTCAAGCACCATCCTTACCTGCTGCGGAAGCGCCTCTACCATCATGGATGCGAGCGCTTGCACCTCGTCCACAGGCATTTCTTTTACCGCTTCAGTCAATTGCTCCAGTAATTCCACCAGATGGTCCTCATCGAGAAAATCCTTACCCTGATGTCCTATAGAGTGCTCGCCGTGCCCTTTAGGTTCATGCTGCAAAGACCTATTCTCATCATCCGATGCTTTTTCTGTAACTCCCAAAAGGTCGGTTTTGGCTTGTTCGTAACTCGCCTGGTCAAAAGTATTATCCACAGCGCTGTCCACAACCTGTGGATTATCTGTAGATAAGGCCTCCAACAAATCCAGTAAAAGACCGTCAAGCGATGTGACGACAGACAGCACGGCATTCTTTGCACTACCTGTATCCGCAAGGGCTTCCTCCTGTTTTTGACCCGCCCTCACAGGGGCTTTCTGAGGGGCTATGAAATCCACAAGCGACACTGTGCGCGAATTGTGGATATCCGACATCAGCATCGGAGAAAGGGGCATTCCCTTGTCCACGATCATCGAAATAGCCATCAGCTTTTCAGCCGTCGTACCAGGTGCTTCAGTCATGAACTTATTGACAGCATCAATCGTCTCGGGTGTCGCTTCGACACCTAAAGAAGTAAGCAGCTTGACACCATCCTGCGTTTCTTTTGTCAGCCCACTCAAATCAGGACTCTCATTTGTAGGAGTCCCGTTTTCTTTTATAGTCGTAGCCCCTACAGCATTCGCCTCAGGACTTTTCAAATCATTGTAAAGCTGCTTTGCAGCCTGCATCAAATCACGATTTATCCTCATGGTCTCACATCCAATCTACATGTTATACATACATTATCGGCATCTCCCCCCACAAACTTGACCCTTTATGTCTACCCTCGCAAAAGCAAAACAAAAGCGGGTGTTTCCACCCGCCTAACTCTATTAAACCATATCACTTCTCTTAAACCCCTCACGTCACCTGCTGCCTGTCTACAAGCACATAGCCTATGATGCTGAACAGGGTTCCCATGATCAAAAGCATGATGAGGGGTGTGGCGATTGTGTCTGTTCCAAGGTGGTACATCGTTAGGTTTTCTATGCCCTCTATGGCCCACTTTTGTGGCGTGAAGTTGGCCATCATGAGCATCACTTTGGAATTTACGATTTGAAGGGGCCACATGCACCCGCCAAGCATGGCAGAACCGGTGATCAGGATCGGTGCTGTGGCACCGAGTTGGCTCATCGACTTGACGATACCCGTAAGCAGAAGGCCCATGCCTGTGATCGCAAAACTGAACGCACCTACCAGAATGGCGACAGGCACCAGGTTGCCCACTCCCCAATCGATCTTCAGGACAAACTGGCCGAAAATGAAGACCGTCATGATCTGCAAAAATCCTAAGACGAAGATACTCACCAGATGGCCGAACATGATTTCATATTTTTTTATCGGCGACACGAGCGCCCTTTGCCAAGTGTAGTTTTTCTTTTCGGTGATGATATCACCTACGCCGAAGGTAACAGTGTACATGGCGAACATGATGGTGAAGCCGATCAGTCCGTGAAGGGAACTGTCATATCCCGACCAGATGCTGTCTGTTTCGATCAGACTCGATACGACAGGCATCATGTCCACCCCGCGGCGGTCCTGCTTGTCGAAGTAGTCGACCGTTTTTAAATAGGTCGCCTCTGCGCTTGTACCCGACATCCCCGATAAGACAGCACTTACCTTGTCGACAAGCGCATCCCTCGAGAGAAGTCCTCGCCACTTTCCTTCGAAGGCCTGCTCGGCTGCGATGGCGTTCATATCCTCTCTCAGTTTGAACTTGCTGACTTCGATCTTTTCATCGCTGTACACGTCCACCACGTATAGGACATCTATTTCAGTCTTATCAAGGGCAGTGCTTCCAAGCCCCTTTTCAAACCATATGATTTCGTAGCTGGAACCGCCTTCAAGTCTTGCCTCTACTTCCACATCCCAACCCATGCTTGACCGTTCGATACCGATCCTCGTAGCAGAACCGCTATAGCCTGCCATATTGAAAATGGCGACAAAAGCGATGGAGAGAACCATCATGACAAGCATGATCTTATAGTCGTCCTTGAGTTTTTTAAGTTTCAGCCATAATAGTGTTCTCATGTGTTTTCCCCTTTCTGCCGTAGGCGACAATCGCTATGGTAAGAAACGCTGTTCCCATTGCGATAAGCGCAAACAGATCCGAACGGTAGCTGCTCATGTCGAACCCCTGCATGTTCTGCAAGAACGCGTTCATAGTAAGGCCGTTGACCGTCAGTTTGCTGAGTGTCTTAAAGAATCCCGGCAGCACCGACAAGGGAATGAAGCTGCCTCCTAAAAAGGCCATGACCTGAAAGATGAAGGACTCAAGCATGTTGGCTACTTTGAAATTACCGGTTCTCACGGTATACACCGCGATCATTAGTCCCATACCGGCAACTGCGAAAATCGACGCGCTTGCTGTAAGTACTACAGCCAGCAGACTTCCCCAAACGACACCTAAGACGATGCTTGAAAACATCACCATGGCGACCAGCTGGACCATGCCAAGAAGGAACATCAGTACAAATTTGCTCATGAGTATCATCCATCTGGATACGCCTGTCATATGAAGCCTTTGAAGCGTATAGGCCTCCTGCTCCTCGAGCATCAGCCTTGACCCGTAGCCTGCTGTAAAGAGCAGAAACATCGCCAGCATGGCCATCGTATAGTAGGCCGGTGCCGTCACGGTCGTCCTGCCCTTGATCACTTCTTGGCTAAAGGCGAGCATCTCCCCTGTGGCATCAGCTGAAAACAGCGCTTCTAGCTGGGTACCCAGCTGTTCAAACATAGCCACATCCCCTTTTGACAAGAGTTCACCCATCATCAGGTTCTTGACAGTCCACATTTCCTCCATACGGGTGGAAAAACCGTCCACCAGCATCTCGATGATCTGTCTCTTAAGATAATTGTCGTTGTTCGACACCACTTGAATGGGTGCCTGGTTTTTAAGGGGTGTCGCACTGTTGATCATATAATTGCTATAAAAATTCCCGTCAAAAATGATGACGCTGTCAAGACTTCCTTCTTTGACCCTTTCATAGGCCGTCTCCCTGTCCATGACTTTCGCACTGACAAGTTCCTCGATTTCCTCTGCTCCTAAAAAGTCAGTCATAAACAGTTCTTCAAAGTCGAGCGCTTCCACACTGTCAAACTGGCTGAGCGCCGCATCATCAAGCAGTAGCACCGCAGCAGTGTCCCTCAGGTAGTCAGAAGGTGCCTTCGCCTCATAATCGAAAACGACTCCGACTTGTATGACAGATACCGGTGCTCCATCCTCGAAGATTCCCGATAGGGCAAAGCTAAGTATGGTCACAAGGATGATGGGCATCACGATCAGCGTAAGGATCGCCTGCCTGTCGCTAAGCGCTGTCTTGAGATCCCGCTTCAATAGATTTATAAACATCATAGGTCCCCTCCTAATCTCGGAGCGCTTTACCTGTTAGCTGTAAAAACACCGTTTCAAGATTCGCTTTTTCAATATCGATCGAAAGCACTTCATACTCCGTGTCTTGAAGTGTCTCGATCATTCGCTTCAAGATATTGTTCTCTTCAACGATCATTTCGACCTTGTTCTCCTTGCGTTTCACTTCT
The window above is part of the Fusibacter sp. A1 genome. Proteins encoded here:
- a CDS encoding YaaR family protein, which codes for MKINKVSKSGAAPSKVKAPQAVEGTSFSDLMGDKRESDTRHELEQLMLAIRSEGDKLVDAKNIEVLVHYKRMVKDFVSRAVDFAFEIQDRKGLSRFGRGKVLKVVSQIDASLVEITQEFLAEERNRIKLLSKIGELQGMLLNIYA
- a CDS encoding ABC transporter permease; translated protein: MRTLLWLKLKKLKDDYKIMLVMMVLSIAFVAIFNMAGYSGSATRIGIERSSMGWDVEVEARLEGGSSYEIIWFEKGLGSTALDKTEIDVLYVVDVYSDEKIEVSKFKLREDMNAIAAEQAFEGKWRGLLSRDALVDKVSAVLSGMSGTSAEATYLKTVDYFDKQDRRGVDMMPVVSSLIETDSIWSGYDSSLHGLIGFTIMFAMYTVTFGVGDIITEKKNYTWQRALVSPIKKYEIMFGHLVSIFVLGFLQIMTVFIFGQFVLKIDWGVGNLVPVAILVGAFSFAITGMGLLLTGIVKSMSQLGATAPILITGSAMLGGCMWPLQIVNSKVMLMMANFTPQKWAIEGIENLTMYHLGTDTIATPLIMLLIMGTLFSIIGYVLVDRQQVT
- a CDS encoding ABC transporter permease; the encoded protein is MMFINLLKRDLKTALSDRQAILTLIVMPIILVTILSFALSGIFEDGAPVSVIQVGVVFDYEAKAPSDYLRDTAAVLLLDDAALSQFDSVEALDFEELFMTDFLGAEEIEELVSAKVMDRETAYERVKEGSLDSVIIFDGNFYSNYMINSATPLKNQAPIQVVSNNDNYLKRQIIEMLVDGFSTRMEEMWTVKNLMMGELLSKGDVAMFEQLGTQLEALFSADATGEMLAFSQEVIKGRTTVTAPAYYTMAMLAMFLLFTAGYGSRLMLEEQEAYTLQRLHMTGVSRWMILMSKFVLMFLLGMVQLVAMVMFSSIVLGVVWGSLLAVVLTASASIFAVAGMGLMIAVYTVRTGNFKVANMLESFIFQVMAFLGGSFIPLSVLPGFFKTLSKLTVNGLTMNAFLQNMQGFDMSSYRSDLFALIAMGTAFLTIAIVAYGRKGKTHENTIMAET